Proteins from a single region of Perognathus longimembris pacificus isolate PPM17 chromosome 27, ASM2315922v1, whole genome shotgun sequence:
- the LOC125342858 gene encoding LOW QUALITY PROTEIN: serine-threonine kinase receptor-associated protein (The sequence of the model RefSeq protein was modified relative to this genomic sequence to represent the inferred CDS: deleted 3 bases in 3 codons) — protein sequence MAMRQTPLTCSGHTRPVVDLAFSGVTPYGYFLISACKDGKPMLRQGDTGDWIGTFLGHKGAVWGATLNKDATKAATAAADFTAKVWDAVSGDELMTLAHKHSSRQWDFTQDSNYLLTGGQDKLLRIYDLNKPEAEPQEISGHTSGIKKALWCSDDKQILSADDKTVRLWDYATMTEAKSLSFNMSVSGMAYIPEGEILVLTYGRTIAFHSAVSLEPIKSFEAPATINSASLHPDKEFLVAGGEDFKLYKYDYNSGEELESYKGLGRPIHCVRFSPDGELYASGSEDGHPATLADVVGKTYGLWKCVLPQEDSGELAKPKLSFPEGAEEELEEIASENSDSIYSSTPR from the exons atggcCATGAGGCAGACGCCGCTCACCTGCTCGGGCCACACGCGGCCCGTGGTGGACCTGGCCTTCAGCGGCGTCACCCCCTACGGCTACTTCCTCATCAGCGCCTGCAAGG ATGGTAAGCCCATGTTACGCCAGGGAGACACTGGAGACTGGATTGGAACGTTTCTGGGTCACAAG GGTGCTGTTTGGGGCGCGACGCTGAATAAAGATGCCACAAAAGCCGCCACAGCAGCTGCAGATTTCACAGC CAAAGTGTGGGACGCGGTGTCGGGAGACGAGCTGATGACGCTGGCTCATAAACACTCGTCAAGACAGTGGGACTTCACGCAG GATAGTAATTACCTGTTAACCGGGGGCCAGGATAAACTGCTGCGCATCTATGACTTGAACAAACCGGAAGCAG AGCCGCAGGAGATCAGTGGGCACACGTCGGGGATCAAGAAGGCCCTGTGGTGCAGCGACGACAAACAGATCCTCTCCGCCGACGACAAGACTGTCCG CCTGTGGGACTACGCCACCATGACGGAGGCGAAGTCTCTGAGCTTCAACATGTCTGTGAGC GGCATGGCGTATATCCCCGAGGGCGAGATTCTGGTCCTCACCTACGGCCGCACCATCGCCTTCCACAGTGCCGTGAG CTTGGAGCCAATCAAATCCTTCGAGGCCCCGGCGACCATCAACTCGGCCTCCCTCCACCCTGACAAGGAGTTCCTCGTGGCG GGGGGTGAAGACTTCAAGCTGTATAAGTACGACTACAACAGCGGGGAGGAGTTGG AGTCGTACAAAGGCCTCGGTCGGCCCATCCACTGCGTGAGGTTCAGCCCCGACGGAGAGCTGTACGCCAGCGGCTCCGAGGACGGGCACCCTGCGACTCTGGCAGACGTGGTGGGGAAGACATACGGCCTGTGGAAGTGTGTGCTGCCGC AGGAAGATAGCGGAGAGCTGGCCAAGCCGAAGCTGAGCTTCCCAGAGGGCGCCGAAGAGGAGCTGG AAGAAATAGCTTCCGAGAACTCCGATTCCATCTACTCTTCCACGCCGAGGTGA